In Nocardioides dokdonensis FR1436, the following are encoded in one genomic region:
- a CDS encoding tRNA (adenine-N1)-methyltransferase codes for MHRGPLREGEWVRLTDSKGRKHNFALEAGKKFFSNKGHLSHDDLIGREEGFTLASSAGGEYMVFRPLLSEFVVSMPRGAAVVYPKDAAQIVAMADIFPGARVVEAGVGSGALTCSLLRAVGPWGKVSSFERREEFADVARRNVNQFFGAPEGQSHPAWELTLGDLAEALPASGERCDRIILDMLAPWECLDAAAGALVPGGIVCAYVATTTQLSRFVETVRAHGGFTEPQPWESLVRDWHVEGLAVRPGHKMIGHTAFLVTARRLAPGQKPLRKTRRPAPGAYGPDYSGPRPPGLPVEPTDTEV; via the coding sequence GTGCACCGCGGGCCGCTGCGCGAGGGGGAGTGGGTGCGGCTCACCGACAGCAAGGGTCGCAAGCACAACTTCGCGCTCGAGGCCGGCAAGAAGTTCTTCTCCAACAAGGGCCACCTCAGCCACGACGACCTGATCGGGCGCGAGGAGGGGTTCACCCTCGCCAGCTCCGCCGGGGGCGAGTACATGGTCTTCCGGCCGCTGCTGTCGGAGTTCGTCGTCTCGATGCCACGCGGGGCAGCGGTGGTCTACCCCAAGGACGCCGCCCAGATCGTGGCGATGGCCGACATCTTCCCCGGCGCCCGTGTCGTCGAGGCCGGCGTCGGCTCCGGCGCCCTGACCTGCTCGCTGCTGCGCGCCGTCGGGCCGTGGGGCAAGGTCTCCTCCTTCGAGCGGCGCGAGGAGTTCGCCGACGTCGCCCGACGCAACGTCAACCAGTTCTTCGGGGCACCCGAGGGCCAGAGCCACCCTGCCTGGGAGCTCACCCTCGGCGACCTCGCCGAGGCGCTGCCGGCCTCGGGGGAGCGCTGCGACCGGATCATCCTGGACATGCTCGCGCCGTGGGAGTGCCTCGACGCCGCCGCCGGCGCACTCGTGCCCGGTGGCATCGTGTGCGCCTACGTCGCCACCACCACCCAGCTGTCCCGCTTCGTCGAGACCGTGCGCGCCCACGGCGGCTTCACCGAGCCGCAGCCGTGGGAGAGCCTCGTGCGCGACTGGCACGTCGAGGGTCTCGCCGTGCGCCCCGGCCACAAGATGATCGGGCACACCGCGTTCCTGGTCACCGCCCGTCGCCTCGCCCCCGGCCAGAAGCCGCTGCGCAAGACCCGCCGACCCGCCCCCGGCGCCTACGGCCCCGACTACTCCGGTCCCCGGCCGCCCGGTCTGCCCGTGGAGCCCACCGACACCGAGGTCTGA
- a CDS encoding ABC transporter permease, with protein sequence MRKTFATIWHTRGLARYLLLAGVVLSLLFIVMAVFAPWIAPYDFAQNSTEAGQRLPKLARPSGTHWLGTNDQFYDIFSRVVWGARTALEVVLLSVLLSALVGVPMGLASGFLGGWLDRVLVFLMDALYSFPSLLLAIVFSFLLRSAVGGGVLAAALALTAVYIPQYFRVVRNTTVSAREATYVEAARALGAKPFTIMRKYLFGNVVQSVPVIGTLNAADALGTLAALGFLGLGIQPTEAAEWGYDLSRALDDTSAGIWWPALFPGLAIILLITALTLVGEGLNETLNPALRRRRLQQVRFGLAGAGRDDADTDPEGAAR encoded by the coding sequence ATGCGCAAGACCTTCGCGACCATCTGGCACACCCGCGGCCTGGCGCGCTACCTGCTGCTGGCCGGGGTGGTCCTGAGCCTGCTGTTCATCGTGATGGCGGTCTTCGCGCCCTGGATCGCGCCCTACGACTTCGCCCAGAACAGCACCGAGGCGGGCCAGCGCCTGCCCAAGCTCGCGCGCCCCTCGGGGACGCACTGGCTGGGCACCAACGACCAGTTCTACGACATCTTCTCCCGGGTGGTCTGGGGCGCCCGCACCGCGCTCGAGGTGGTGCTGCTCTCCGTCCTGCTCTCGGCCCTCGTCGGGGTGCCGATGGGGCTGGCCTCGGGGTTCCTGGGGGGCTGGCTGGACCGGGTCCTGGTCTTCCTGATGGACGCGCTCTACTCGTTCCCCTCGCTGCTGCTGGCGATCGTCTTCTCGTTCCTGCTGCGCTCCGCGGTCGGGGGCGGCGTGCTGGCGGCCGCCCTGGCCCTGACGGCGGTCTACATCCCGCAGTACTTCCGGGTGGTGCGCAACACCACCGTCTCCGCGCGGGAGGCGACGTACGTCGAAGCGGCCCGGGCGCTGGGCGCCAAACCGTTCACGATCATGCGCAAGTACCTGTTCGGCAACGTGGTGCAGTCGGTTCCGGTGATCGGCACCCTCAACGCCGCGGATGCGCTGGGCACGCTGGCGGCGCTGGGTTTCCTGGGGCTGGGCATCCAGCCCACGGAGGCCGCTGAGTGGGGCTACGACCTGAGCCGGGCGCTCGACGACACCTCGGCCGGGATCTGGTGGCCGGCGCTCTTCCCGGGGTTGGCGATCATCCTGCTCATCACCGCCCTGACCCTGGTGGGCGAGGGCCTCAACGAGACCCTCAACCCCGCGCTGCGCCGCCGGCGGCTCCAGCAGGTCCGCTTCGGGCTCGCCGGGGCGGGTCGTGACGACGCGGACACCGACCCGGAAGGAGCGGCCCGATGA
- a CDS encoding RecB family exonuclease: MEPVPPPHVPSPAERVSTPVDGVEVLGALSPSRAGDFLTCPLLYRFRTIDRLPEPPSPDAARGTLVHKVLEDLFDLPAPERTPQRATDMLATTWESLLEAEPGLSELFTGDADEVTAWMTSCRTVLERWFTLEDPTRLEPAERELYVETLLDSRLLLRGFVDRVDIAADGAVRIVDYKTGRAPGVGFEQRALFQMKFYALVLWRTREVLPAMLQLVYLGNGEIVRYSPDEDDLLATERKLQAIWEAIRAAQDSGQWLPNPGRLCDWCAHRALCPAWGGTPPRLPGPNATDPAPQPPSAAPSVHSGAAP, from the coding sequence ATGGAACCGGTCCCGCCACCCCACGTTCCGTCGCCGGCCGAGCGCGTCTCGACCCCGGTCGACGGCGTCGAGGTGCTGGGCGCGCTCTCCCCCAGCCGCGCCGGCGACTTCCTGACCTGCCCGCTGCTCTACCGCTTCCGCACGATCGACCGGCTGCCCGAGCCGCCCTCGCCCGACGCGGCCCGGGGCACCCTGGTGCACAAGGTCCTCGAGGACCTCTTCGACCTCCCGGCACCCGAGCGGACACCGCAGCGAGCCACGGACATGCTGGCGACCACCTGGGAGTCGTTGCTCGAGGCCGAGCCGGGCCTGTCCGAGCTGTTCACCGGGGACGCCGACGAGGTGACGGCGTGGATGACGTCGTGTCGCACCGTGCTCGAGCGCTGGTTCACCCTCGAGGACCCCACGCGCCTCGAGCCGGCCGAGCGGGAGCTGTACGTCGAGACGCTCCTCGACTCGCGGCTGCTGCTGCGTGGCTTCGTGGACCGGGTCGACATCGCCGCCGACGGCGCGGTGCGCATCGTGGACTACAAGACCGGACGCGCCCCCGGCGTCGGCTTCGAGCAGCGGGCGCTGTTCCAGATGAAGTTCTACGCGCTGGTGCTGTGGCGCACCCGCGAGGTGCTGCCGGCGATGCTGCAGCTGGTCTACCTCGGCAACGGCGAGATCGTGCGCTACAGCCCCGATGAGGACGACCTGCTGGCCACCGAACGCAAGCTGCAGGCGATCTGGGAGGCCATCCGCGCAGCCCAGGACAGCGGGCAGTGGCTCCCGAACCCGGGCCGCCTGTGCGACTGGTGCGCCCACCGAGCCCTCTGTCCCGCCTGGGGTGGCACGCCCCCGCGGCTGCCCGGGCCGAACGCCACGGACCCGGCTCCTCAGCCGCCGTCGGCGGCGCCCTCGGTCCACTCGGGTGCGGCCCCGTAG
- a CDS encoding ABC transporter ATP-binding protein has product MTSVSSPSDDPVLEAEDLRVWYGTERGPVRAVDEVSFSLRRGEILGLVGESGCGKSTLGRGLLGLLPDGAARDGVLRFKGQDMLTLSPREQGRLRGCELGMIFQEPLTRLNPLMRISEHFSETLRVHEKGISKDEVQRRSLEALRVMGIPPTRFRAYPHEFSGGMRQRLMIALTLVLQPAFVVADEPTTALDVLVEAQIIRILHDLRDRFDTSLLLITHNLGIVAEACDRVAVMYAGKIVEIGDAREVFRHPQHPYTRELLRSTISLSTTGLNYIEGAPPDLTSPPPGCHFHPRCPDAMAVCATRSPEPIDLPGGNRVACWSAASAHGLVTLDAEESAPLEREELSVADEA; this is encoded by the coding sequence ATGACCTCGGTCTCCTCACCGTCCGACGACCCGGTCCTCGAGGCCGAGGACCTGCGGGTCTGGTACGGCACCGAGCGCGGCCCGGTGCGGGCCGTCGACGAGGTCAGCTTCAGCCTGCGCCGCGGCGAGATCCTCGGCCTGGTCGGGGAGTCGGGGTGCGGCAAGTCGACGCTCGGGCGAGGTCTGCTCGGGCTGCTGCCCGACGGGGCCGCACGTGACGGGGTCCTGCGGTTCAAGGGTCAGGACATGCTCACCCTGTCGCCGCGCGAGCAGGGCCGGTTGCGGGGCTGCGAGCTGGGGATGATCTTCCAGGAGCCGCTGACCCGGCTGAACCCGCTCATGCGGATCTCGGAGCACTTCTCCGAGACCCTGCGCGTCCACGAGAAGGGCATCTCCAAGGACGAGGTCCAGCGCCGTTCGCTGGAGGCGCTGCGGGTGATGGGGATCCCGCCGACCCGGTTCCGGGCCTACCCGCACGAGTTCTCCGGAGGCATGCGCCAACGGCTGATGATCGCGCTGACCCTGGTGCTGCAACCGGCCTTCGTGGTGGCCGACGAACCCACCACGGCCCTCGACGTGCTGGTCGAGGCGCAGATCATCCGGATCCTGCACGACCTGCGCGACCGCTTCGACACGTCCCTGCTGCTGATCACCCACAACCTGGGCATCGTGGCCGAGGCCTGCGACCGGGTGGCGGTCATGTATGCCGGCAAGATCGTGGAGATCGGTGATGCTCGCGAGGTCTTCCGCCACCCCCAGCACCCCTACACCCGCGAGCTGCTGCGCTCGACGATCTCGCTGTCGACCACCGGCCTGAACTACATCGAGGGCGCCCCGCCCGACCTGACCAGCCCACCACCGGGGTGCCACTTCCATCCCCGGTGCCCCGACGCCATGGCCGTGTGCGCGACCCGGTCGCCCGAGCCGATCGACCTGCCGGGCGGCAACCGGGTGGCCTGCTGGTCCGCGGCCAGTGCGCACGGCCTGGTCACCCTGGACGCCGAGGAGTCGGCGCCCCTCGAGCGCGAGGAGCTCTCCGTTGCCGACGAAGCCTGA
- a CDS encoding ABC transporter ATP-binding protein: MPTKPDTTAGPDGTTPAPLVAEAHDLSVHFQLQGGAFSRLLGLGSRRVKAVDGVSFELRRGEVLGVVGESGSGKTTLGRALLGLAPATGGALTYHPSHGASQEITGLRGADLRRLRTDVQMVFQDPSAALNPSMTIEEGVGHPLVIHKIASGEDLRRRVVAALERVGLAPVERFLSKYPSDLSGGQKQRAVIARAIILEPEVLVADEPVSMLDMSVRAKILQLMLDLKNDLGLTYLYITHDLASAKFFCDRVAIMYLGRIVEIGPTEEIFSQPRHPYTQALLKAIPEPDPDRMVPRDLPRGEIPDAASPPLGCSFHPRCPVATPVCGWESRDLRALLEQHWVRDETADFEAERATVGDLDELDRPGRTARLAGKDPAAVRQVLDRVRTADPDEPLWRGVEALEVRHGRVEVDFVEGVDPRLRAAGGVEVACVHYGAAPEWTEGAADGG; this comes from the coding sequence TTGCCGACGAAGCCTGACACCACGGCCGGCCCCGACGGGACGACGCCCGCGCCCCTGGTCGCGGAGGCGCACGACCTCTCGGTGCACTTCCAGCTCCAGGGCGGCGCGTTCTCGCGGCTGCTGGGGCTCGGCTCGCGCCGCGTCAAGGCCGTCGACGGCGTGAGCTTCGAGCTGCGCCGGGGCGAGGTCCTCGGTGTGGTGGGGGAGTCCGGCAGTGGCAAGACCACGTTGGGCCGTGCCCTGCTCGGGCTGGCCCCGGCGACCGGGGGCGCGTTGACCTACCACCCCAGCCACGGTGCCTCCCAGGAGATCACCGGGCTGCGGGGCGCGGACCTGCGGCGGCTGCGGACCGACGTCCAGATGGTCTTCCAGGACCCCAGCGCCGCGCTCAACCCCTCGATGACCATCGAGGAGGGGGTGGGCCACCCGCTGGTGATCCACAAGATCGCCTCGGGTGAGGACCTGCGCCGACGCGTGGTCGCGGCCCTCGAGCGCGTCGGCCTGGCCCCGGTCGAACGGTTCCTGTCGAAGTACCCCTCCGACCTGTCGGGCGGGCAGAAGCAGCGCGCCGTGATCGCCCGCGCGATCATCCTGGAGCCCGAGGTGCTCGTCGCCGACGAGCCGGTCTCGATGCTCGACATGAGCGTGCGCGCCAAGATCCTGCAGCTGATGCTGGACCTGAAGAACGACCTGGGCCTGACCTACCTGTACATCACCCACGACCTGGCCTCGGCGAAGTTCTTCTGCGACCGGGTGGCGATCATGTACCTGGGCAGGATCGTGGAGATCGGGCCGACCGAGGAGATCTTCTCCCAGCCTCGCCACCCCTACACGCAAGCGCTGCTCAAGGCCATCCCGGAGCCCGACCCCGACCGGATGGTGCCGCGCGACCTGCCCCGCGGGGAGATCCCCGACGCCGCCAGCCCGCCGTTGGGCTGCTCCTTCCACCCGCGCTGCCCGGTGGCCACCCCCGTGTGCGGGTGGGAGTCGCGGGACCTGCGTGCGCTGCTGGAACAGCACTGGGTGCGCGACGAGACGGCCGACTTCGAGGCCGAGCGCGCCACGGTCGGGGACCTCGACGAGCTGGACCGGCCCGGGCGTACCGCCCGGTTGGCGGGCAAGGACCCCGCTGCGGTCCGGCAGGTGCTGGACCGGGTGCGGACCGCAGACCCCGACGAGCCGCTGTGGCGCGGCGTCGAGGCCCTCGAGGTGCGGCACGGCCGGGTGGAGGTCGACTTCGTCGAAGGGGTGGACCCCCGACTACGGGCGGCCGGTGGCGTCGAGGTGGCGTGCGTGCACTACGGGGCCGCACCCGAGTGGACCGAGGGCGCCGCCGACGGCGGCTGA
- the arc gene encoding proteasome ATPase, producing MSTSEGNSGTGEPRSSGPGPEELLRQVRFLEAEVSDLRRRLSDAPGSSRGLDARLIDAQRSLAAVTSQNERLAQTLREARDQITKLKDEVDRLAQPPAGFGTFLTRNEDDSVDVFTGGRKLRVNVSPGVELDSLTRGQEVMLNEAMNVVAALEYEQIGEVVMFKELLADGERALIIANADEERVVRLAEPLRAETIRAGDSLLLDSRAGYVYEKVPKSEVEELVLEEVPDIDYASIGGLAGQIEQIQDAVELPYLYPELFKEHQLKPPKGVLLYGPPGCGKTLIAKAVANSLAKKVAAKTGAEGKSYFLNIKGPELLNKYVGETERHIRLVFQRAREKASSGTPVIVFFDEMDSLFRTRGSGVSSDVENTIVPQLLSEIDGVELLENVLIIGASNREDMIDPAILRPGRLDVKIKIERPDAESARDIFSKYLTTTLPLHADDVGEFGGDRQACVDGMIRATVERMYAETEENRFLEVTYANGDKEVLYFKDFNSGAMLQNIVDRAKKMAIKDFLDHQQRGLRVSHLLQACVDEFKENEDLPNTTNPDDWARISGKKGERIVFIRTLITGKQGTEPGRSIDTVANTGQYL from the coding sequence ATGTCGACATCCGAAGGCAACTCGGGCACAGGTGAGCCCCGTTCGTCCGGACCCGGCCCGGAGGAGCTCCTACGTCAGGTGCGCTTCCTCGAGGCCGAGGTCTCCGATCTGCGCCGTCGCCTGAGCGACGCACCCGGCTCCTCGCGGGGTCTCGATGCGCGGCTCATCGACGCCCAACGATCGCTGGCTGCGGTGACGAGCCAGAACGAACGCCTCGCCCAGACGCTGCGCGAGGCCCGGGACCAGATCACCAAGCTCAAGGACGAGGTCGACCGGCTGGCGCAGCCGCCCGCCGGTTTCGGCACCTTCCTGACCCGCAACGAGGACGATTCCGTCGACGTGTTCACCGGCGGGCGCAAGCTGCGCGTCAACGTCAGCCCCGGCGTCGAGCTCGACTCCCTGACCCGGGGTCAGGAGGTGATGCTCAACGAGGCGATGAACGTGGTGGCCGCGCTCGAGTACGAGCAGATCGGTGAGGTGGTGATGTTCAAGGAGCTCCTCGCGGACGGCGAGCGTGCCCTGATCATCGCGAACGCCGACGAGGAGCGCGTCGTACGCCTGGCCGAGCCGCTGCGCGCCGAGACCATCCGGGCCGGCGACTCCCTGCTCCTGGACTCCCGCGCCGGCTACGTCTACGAGAAGGTGCCGAAGTCCGAGGTCGAGGAGCTCGTCCTGGAGGAGGTGCCCGACATCGACTACGCCTCCATCGGCGGGCTCGCCGGGCAGATCGAGCAGATCCAGGATGCGGTGGAGCTGCCCTACCTCTATCCCGAGCTCTTCAAGGAGCACCAGCTCAAGCCCCCCAAGGGCGTGCTGCTCTACGGTCCTCCCGGCTGCGGCAAGACACTGATCGCCAAGGCGGTCGCGAACTCGCTGGCCAAGAAGGTCGCCGCCAAGACCGGCGCCGAGGGCAAGTCCTACTTCCTCAACATCAAGGGCCCTGAGCTGCTGAACAAGTACGTCGGCGAGACCGAGCGGCACATCCGCCTGGTCTTCCAGCGTGCTCGCGAGAAGGCCAGCAGCGGTACGCCGGTCATCGTGTTCTTCGACGAGATGGACTCGCTGTTCCGCACCCGCGGCAGCGGCGTCTCCTCCGACGTCGAGAACACCATCGTTCCGCAGCTGCTCAGCGAGATCGACGGGGTCGAGCTGTTGGAGAACGTGCTCATCATCGGCGCCTCCAACCGCGAGGACATGATCGACCCTGCGATCCTGCGCCCCGGACGCCTCGACGTGAAGATCAAGATCGAGCGGCCCGACGCCGAGTCCGCACGCGACATCTTCAGCAAGTACCTCACCACCACTCTGCCCCTGCACGCCGACGACGTCGGTGAGTTCGGTGGTGACCGACAGGCCTGCGTGGACGGGATGATCCGGGCCACGGTCGAGCGGATGTACGCCGAGACCGAGGAGAACCGCTTTCTCGAGGTCACCTACGCCAACGGGGACAAGGAGGTTCTGTACTTCAAGGACTTCAACTCCGGGGCGATGCTGCAGAACATCGTGGACCGTGCCAAGAAGATGGCCATCAAGGACTTCCTGGACCACCAGCAGCGGGGGCTGCGGGTCAGCCACCTGCTCCAGGCCTGCGTCGACGAGTTCAAGGAGAACGAGGACCTGCCCAACACGACCAACCCCGACGACTGGGCGCGGATCTCGGGCAAGAAGGGGGAGCGGATCGTGTTCATCCGCACCCTCATCACCGGCAAGCAGGGCACCGAGCCGGGCCGGTCCATCGACACCGTCGCCAACACCGGCCAGTACCTCTGA
- a CDS encoding site-2 protease family protein, translated as MPASPSDPGPHGSSDRPSTAPTKRPPGSLKVGSIAGSDVLISSSWFVVAALIAVLVAPIVDQVQPGLGALKYVAGAAFAVLLYGSVLLHEASHALVARRLGFTVSSITLHFLGGMTSIEGEARRPREEFAIAVVGPLTSIAVGLGALALRPVTPDGLLLLAVEGLVVANLLVGVLNLVPGLPLDGGRVLKSLVWGVTGSVHRGTVVAAWGGRLTAVAVLVWPLVQAQVVGSEPDLLDFVLVLIISMFLWTGATAALVSARLRSRLPSLQARGLARRTLSVPADLPLAEAVRRANEVQAGGIVTLTADGAPLGLVNEAALLATPQERRPWVPVSSVTRTLETGLRLPVGIGGEELVRAITSTPATEYLLVHEDGSIYGVLATEDVDRAFRESR; from the coding sequence ATGCCCGCGAGCCCGTCCGACCCCGGCCCGCACGGCTCCTCCGACCGGCCCTCCACGGCTCCCACCAAGCGGCCCCCCGGGTCGCTGAAGGTGGGCTCCATCGCCGGCAGCGACGTCCTCATCTCCAGCTCCTGGTTCGTGGTCGCCGCCCTCATCGCGGTGCTCGTGGCCCCGATCGTCGACCAGGTCCAGCCCGGGTTGGGAGCCCTCAAGTACGTCGCCGGGGCAGCGTTCGCGGTACTGCTCTACGGGTCGGTGCTGCTGCACGAGGCCTCGCACGCGCTCGTGGCGCGCCGCCTGGGCTTCACGGTCTCCTCGATCACCCTGCACTTCCTCGGGGGCATGACCTCGATCGAGGGCGAGGCCCGGCGCCCGCGCGAGGAGTTCGCCATCGCCGTGGTCGGCCCGCTGACCTCGATCGCGGTCGGCCTCGGCGCTCTCGCCCTGCGACCCGTGACCCCCGACGGGCTGCTGCTGCTGGCCGTGGAGGGTCTGGTGGTGGCCAACCTGCTCGTCGGTGTCCTCAACCTCGTGCCCGGCCTGCCGCTCGACGGCGGGCGGGTGCTGAAGTCGCTGGTGTGGGGCGTCACCGGCAGCGTCCACCGTGGCACCGTCGTGGCCGCCTGGGGCGGTCGACTGACCGCGGTGGCCGTCCTGGTCTGGCCGCTGGTCCAGGCACAGGTCGTCGGCAGCGAGCCGGACCTGCTCGACTTCGTGCTCGTCCTGATCATCTCGATGTTCCTGTGGACCGGGGCCACTGCTGCGCTGGTCTCGGCCAGGCTGCGCTCGCGCCTGCCCAGCCTCCAGGCCCGGGGCCTGGCCCGCAGGACCCTCTCGGTGCCCGCCGACCTGCCGCTGGCCGAAGCCGTACGCCGCGCCAACGAGGTGCAGGCCGGAGGCATCGTCACGCTGACCGCGGACGGGGCGCCCCTGGGCCTGGTCAACGAGGCCGCGCTGCTGGCCACCCCGCAGGAGCGACGGCCCTGGGTGCCCGTCTCCAGCGTGACGCGGACCCTGGAGACCGGGTTGCGACTACCGGTGGGCATCGGCGGGGAGGAGCTCGTGCGCGCCATCACCTCGACCCCGGCCACCGAGTACCTGCTGGTCCACGAGGACGGCTCGATCTACGGTGTGCTCGCCACCGAGGACGTCGACCGGGCGTTTCGCGAATCGCGCTGA
- the dop gene encoding depupylase/deamidase Dop: MSVRRVMGTEVEYGISVPGQPSANPMVASSQVVNAYASATVKARRARWDFEEESPLRDARGFDMSRQVADLSQLTDEDLGLANVILTNGARLYVDHAHPEFATPEVTSPLDVVRWDKAGEQVMLDAARRAGQLPGGGPIVLYKNNTDGKGASYGAHENYLMRRSTPFADIVHHLTPFFVSRQVVCGSGRVGIGTDGREHGYQISQRADFFEVEVGLETTLKRPIINTRDEPHADPDKYRRLHVILGDANLSEISTYLKVGTTSLVLAMIEDRFIDADLSVENPVAALRAVSHDPTLRHTMTLRDGRRLTAVQLQLEYLDLARKYVEDRYGADADEQTVDVLARWESVLDRLERDPMSLAGELDWVAKLRLLEQYRDRDGLEWSDAKLHLIDLQYSDIRPEKGLYHRLVGAGRIQRLLDDATIEDAMHDPPTDTRAYFRGRCLEKFPDAVAAASWDSVIFDLPGRDSLQRVPTTDPLRGSKAHVGELMERCRSAEELFTALTR; encoded by the coding sequence ATGAGTGTCAGAAGGGTGATGGGGACCGAGGTCGAGTACGGGATCTCGGTGCCGGGCCAACCCTCGGCGAACCCGATGGTCGCCTCCTCGCAGGTGGTCAACGCCTACGCGAGCGCCACGGTCAAGGCGCGACGGGCCCGGTGGGACTTCGAGGAGGAGTCCCCGCTGCGCGACGCCCGCGGCTTCGACATGTCGCGCCAGGTCGCGGACCTGTCGCAGCTCACCGACGAGGACCTGGGCCTGGCCAACGTCATCCTCACCAACGGGGCGCGCCTCTACGTCGACCACGCCCACCCCGAGTTCGCCACACCTGAGGTCACCTCCCCGCTGGACGTGGTGCGCTGGGACAAGGCCGGCGAGCAGGTGATGCTGGACGCGGCCAGACGGGCCGGGCAGCTGCCCGGCGGCGGGCCGATCGTGCTGTACAAGAACAACACCGATGGCAAGGGTGCGTCGTACGGCGCGCACGAGAACTACCTGATGCGCCGCTCCACGCCGTTCGCCGACATCGTCCACCACCTCACGCCGTTCTTCGTCAGCCGGCAGGTGGTGTGCGGCTCCGGCCGGGTCGGCATCGGCACCGACGGACGCGAGCACGGCTACCAGATCAGCCAGCGCGCAGACTTCTTCGAGGTGGAGGTCGGGCTGGAGACCACGCTCAAGCGCCCGATCATCAACACCCGCGACGAGCCGCACGCGGATCCCGACAAGTACCGGCGCCTGCACGTGATCCTGGGCGATGCGAACCTGTCCGAGATCTCCACCTACCTCAAGGTCGGCACGACCTCGCTGGTGCTGGCGATGATCGAGGACCGTTTCATCGACGCCGACCTCAGTGTCGAGAACCCGGTCGCCGCGCTGCGCGCGGTCTCCCACGACCCGACGCTGCGGCACACCATGACGCTGCGCGACGGTCGACGGCTCACCGCGGTGCAGCTGCAGCTGGAGTACCTCGACCTGGCCCGCAAGTACGTCGAGGACCGCTACGGCGCGGACGCCGACGAGCAGACCGTCGACGTGCTGGCCCGCTGGGAGTCGGTGCTGGACCGTCTCGAGCGCGACCCGATGTCCCTGGCCGGCGAGCTCGACTGGGTCGCCAAGCTGCGGCTGCTCGAGCAGTACCGCGACCGCGACGGCCTGGAGTGGTCCGACGCCAAGCTGCACCTGATCGACCTGCAGTACTCCGACATCCGCCCCGAGAAGGGGCTCTACCACCGGCTGGTGGGTGCCGGTCGGATCCAGCGGCTGCTCGACGACGCGACGATCGAGGACGCGATGCACGACCCGCCGACCGACACCCGGGCCTACTTCCGGGGCCGGTGCCTGGAGAAGTTCCCCGACGCGGTGGCCGCGGCCTCGTGGGACTCCGTCATCTTCGACCTTCCCGGACGCGACTCGCTGCAGCGGGTGCCGACCACCGACCCGCTGCGCGGCAGCAAGGCCCACGTCGGGGAGCTGATGGAGCGCTGCCGGAGCGCCGAGGAGCTCTTCACCGCGCTGACCCGCTGA
- a CDS encoding class I SAM-dependent methyltransferase: MSWWEERVLPRLVDRALSTGPVHALRAQVCEGLEGRVLEIGFGSGLNLSHLPAAVTSLDAVEPADLAWSLSESRRGAAAVTVERVGLDGQLLAAPDAAYDAVLCTFSLCTIPDPALAVREVRRVLRPGGRLHVLEHGLAPEPPVRAWQRRLEPVQRRVAGGCHLTRDPFALVVEGGLRLDDTEQRYLPGPAAARPWTYGYLGTATRVG, encoded by the coding sequence ATGAGCTGGTGGGAAGAGCGCGTGCTGCCGCGCCTGGTCGACCGAGCCCTGTCCACGGGTCCGGTCCATGCGTTGCGCGCCCAGGTCTGCGAGGGGTTGGAGGGCCGGGTCCTGGAGATCGGGTTCGGCTCCGGGCTCAACCTGAGCCACCTCCCGGCGGCGGTCACGTCGCTGGACGCCGTAGAGCCCGCCGACCTGGCCTGGTCTCTCTCGGAGTCGCGGCGCGGGGCGGCAGCGGTGACCGTCGAGCGGGTCGGCCTGGACGGCCAGCTGCTGGCCGCACCCGACGCGGCGTACGACGCGGTGCTGTGCACCTTCAGCCTGTGCACGATCCCGGATCCGGCGCTGGCCGTGCGCGAGGTACGTCGGGTGCTGCGACCGGGTGGGCGCCTGCACGTCCTAGAGCACGGCCTGGCCCCGGAGCCGCCGGTCCGGGCCTGGCAGCGGCGACTGGAGCCGGTGCAGCGCCGCGTCGCCGGCGGGTGCCACCTGACCCGTGACCCGTTCGCGCTCGTGGTCGAGGGTGGACTGCGTCTCGACGACACCGAGCAGCGCTACCTGCCCGGGCCCGCCGCGGCGCGCCCGTGGACGTACGGCTACCTCGGCACCGCCACCCGCGTCGGCTGA